The genomic stretch ATCCGAAGAATTACCAATGAGTTATAGCTGCTGATTGCACTTTCGCCCTGACCGTCGGGCGGGCGTCATTATTTTGTCTGATTCAGCACCAGCAGCAAGGCTGCCGTTTGCGCATCCGGGGTGCCGTCGAAGCGGGAAGGGCGGAAGTGCATCTGGAAGGCTGCGAGTACATGGCGGGTCGCCACGTCCAGCTCGCCGTTCTGCGGCGTTGCGTAGCCCAGGCGTGCCAGTTGCGCCTGGAACCAACTGATGCTCGGTAACTCGACGTCGAACCTTACTTGCTGGCGGGCTACGGCGTGTTCATCGGGCCACAAGCCAAGACCTTCGGCGGCCAGGCGCTTCCACGGGAACAACGGGCCCGGATCAAGCTTGCGCAACGGTGCGATGTCGCTGTGACCGATGATGTGGTCCGGGCTGATGCCGTTGCGTTTGCTGATGTCTTTGAGCAGCACGATCAGCGACTGCACCTGGGCTTCACTGTACGGGTACCAAATGCGTCCGGTCGGAGTGTCCTTGAAGCCAGGGTTGACGATTTCGATGCCGATCGAGCTTGAGTTGAGCCAGGTACGACCCTGCCATTCGCTTTCGCCGGCATGCCAGGCGCGCAGGTTTTCGTCCATCAGCTTGTAGATCGTGCCGTTCTTGTCGTCGCCGATCAGGTAGTGGCTGCTGACTTCACCGTGGGTCAGCAGTTGTAGCGAACGCTCGAGGGAGGCGGAGGTGTAATGCACGATCACGAACTGCGCGCGGCTGTCGTGATTGGCAGAAGGGTGGCTGGTGTCGTAGCGCGGGCCGCTGGCACAACCGGCCAGAACGAGCAGCGACGCGATGAGAGCAAGGAATTTCATGGCAGTACACGCAAGTCGATAATGCAACAGTGTAACGTACTGACTTGCGTGCGAACGGCAAAAGGGCTGATTTAAATGAAATGGAACAATTGTCTTCAGCCCAGCTCCACCCGGTTGCGGCCTGCGTTTTTGGCCCGGTACAACGCCTGATCGGCTCTTTTGAGCACCAGATCGCTGTGTTCTCCCGGCCTGAACGCCGCCAGCCCCATGGAAATAGTGATCGTGACTCGCTCACCCTTGAAGTGGAACGGGCAGGCCTCGATGGAGGCGCGCAGGGTTTCCAGCAGTTTGGCGCCGACGGCCGGCGGGGTGGCCGGCAGCAGCAGGACGAACTCCTCACCGCCGAAGCGCGCAATGAAATCGCTGCCGCGCAGGCGCTTGCGCAGCACCGTGGCGATGATCTTCAACACCTTGTCGCCGGCCAGATGCCCGTAGTTGTCGTTGATGCGTTTGAAGTGATCGAGGTCGAGCATCGCCAAACTGAGGGTGTTGCCGTGCTGCTGCCATTGGGCGATTTCGTGGTCGAGTCGCTCGCTCCAGGCGGCGCGGTTGGGCAGGCCGGTGAGCGGATCGATCAGGGCTTTCTGGCGCTGCTCTTCAAGGTGCTCGCGGTAACCAAGGGCTTCCTGTTCCATGTGCGCTACGCGCTCGGCCAGGCTTTTCAGGCGCCCAGCCACTTCCTGTTCACGGGCGTCACGCTGTTTCTGGTGCTGGTCCATCGTGCCGAGCAGGCCTTCGAGATGGTTTTCCAGTACCTGCTTGAGGTCGTTCAGATCCGCCGCTTCCTGCACGCTGTTCTGCAGGCCATCGACCTGTTCACGGATCTGCGTGTCCATCGCCCGCGCCGCGGAGCTGTTGTCGGCATGACCTTCGCTGGCGGCCTGCAGGTTGCTCTGGAACGCCTCGAGGCGTTCGTTGAGTTGTTGCAGATAGGCTTCAAACTCGTGCTGGCCGCTGTCGGTGATGGCCAGCATCAAGGTCGCCAGATCGTCGAGGATCGGTAGCAATTCGTACCAATTGAGCCCATGTTTCAGCCGATCGCGCATGGCCTCGGCTTGCGGGCGATGGCGTTCCGGCAAGGTCAGATCGTCCAGCAGGCCGATCAGCGTGTCTTCGATGTGTTTGGCCACCGAGCTGTAGGACGGTTCGGGCGAGTCCGGTAACGCGTAGAGAATGTCCTGCTCGGACTGCTCCGGATCGATGGCCGCCAATGCCTGCGCGATTGGTTCGGGCAAGGGCAGGGTGTCGAGGATGACCGGGAGCGGGTTGTCGCCGGGGTGGATCAGTTCGTCGGGGTTGAAGGCCGCCGGTATTGCTGGCGCGAAGACCGGAGGTGGCGTGAAGGCTTGCGGCTCGGGTTCTGGCTCGGCGGGTTCCGGTTCGCTGGGAGCGGTGACGACTTCTGTAATGATCCGGGCAGGCTCGAAGGCAACCACTTCCGGCTCTGCAACAGGCTCGGGTGTTGATAGTGGTGCAGGTGCTGAAGCTTGCAGTGGCGCGACCAGAGGTGCGGCGACCGGTGCTTCACTGACGG from Pseudomonas allokribbensis encodes the following:
- a CDS encoding N-acetylmuramoyl-L-alanine amidase: MKFLALIASLLVLAGCASGPRYDTSHPSANHDSRAQFVIVHYTSASLERSLQLLTHGEVSSHYLIGDDKNGTIYKLMDENLRAWHAGESEWQGRTWLNSSSIGIEIVNPGFKDTPTGRIWYPYSEAQVQSLIVLLKDISKRNGISPDHIIGHSDIAPLRKLDPGPLFPWKRLAAEGLGLWPDEHAVARQQVRFDVELPSISWFQAQLARLGYATPQNGELDVATRHVLAAFQMHFRPSRFDGTPDAQTAALLLVLNQTK
- a CDS encoding diguanylate cyclase — encoded protein: MSDEAQRWKEKYLKSIEQQEKLERRWDARLDLLRRGLVRSTLAAEGTDRVVDQCMKEMRDVVRTDDMDAGLAALLPRLEKAVLDSEQRRETRINQVSTALNSLVTQLQSLPLPREVAQPLKKFAKQLDGRVSQAREMPLLLSELSGLQGKALSQLETPAEPGRPGLLQRLFGSRDSEETPAPVAQPAVASPAAQPEQPPAAPESTPMPEAPVAVVEPAAIATVSEAPVAAPLVAPLQASAPAPLSTPEPVAEPEVVAFEPARIITEVVTAPSEPEPAEPEPEPQAFTPPPVFAPAIPAAFNPDELIHPGDNPLPVILDTLPLPEPIAQALAAIDPEQSEQDILYALPDSPEPSYSSVAKHIEDTLIGLLDDLTLPERHRPQAEAMRDRLKHGLNWYELLPILDDLATLMLAITDSGQHEFEAYLQQLNERLEAFQSNLQAASEGHADNSSAARAMDTQIREQVDGLQNSVQEAADLNDLKQVLENHLEGLLGTMDQHQKQRDAREQEVAGRLKSLAERVAHMEQEALGYREHLEEQRQKALIDPLTGLPNRAAWSERLDHEIAQWQQHGNTLSLAMLDLDHFKRINDNYGHLAGDKVLKIIATVLRKRLRGSDFIARFGGEEFVLLLPATPPAVGAKLLETLRASIEACPFHFKGERVTITISMGLAAFRPGEHSDLVLKRADQALYRAKNAGRNRVELG